A window of the Cicer arietinum cultivar CDC Frontier isolate Library 1 chromosome 6, Cicar.CDCFrontier_v2.0, whole genome shotgun sequence genome harbors these coding sequences:
- the LOC101498963 gene encoding protein NODULATION SIGNALING PATHWAY 2-like, giving the protein MNVMDYEQFDYSFTPPYLNQLHECTLENSSPSQTEHLLSPNTILDEILFDNTILDEIFDQNSIEGLLQQHKNHEFDIVNHEETIMAPGNELYHEKGCENMVVSMETDSCWKEVQEELMEETSLVDLLLTGAEAVEAQNFNLASDIIEKLNNASSLENGDNSLLKRLAIFFTKGLYYKTTNAPEFHWDHVSTQTKSFCVFQILQELSPYVKFAHFTANQAIFEATEGVNDVHVIDFDIMEGIQWPSLMVDLAMRKNTTSLRVTAITGDQQSAASVQQTGRRLKEFADSINFPFVFDQMMMAGEEDFRGIELGHTVIVNCMIHQWMPNRSFSLVKTFVDGVIKLSPRLVVLVEEELFNFSRLKSMSFVEFFCEALHHYIALSDSLVSTLLRSHKMELNLIEKEVLGVRILDSVRQFPCEREERILWEERFYSLKGYKRVGMSTCNISQAKFLISLFGKGYWVQFENSKLALCWKSRPLTSVSIWEPTAYMSDKGK; this is encoded by the coding sequence ATGAATGTGATGGATTATGAGCAATTTGATTACTCATTTACCCCTCCCTACCTAAATCAGCTGCATGAGTGTACCTTAGAAAATTCATCGCCATCCCAAACAGAACATCTCTTATCTCCAAATACAATCCTAGATGAAATATTGTTTGATAATACCATCCTAGATGAAATCTTTGATCAAAATTCCATAGAAGGATTGCTACAGCAACATAAAAACCATGAATTCGATATCGTAAATCATGAAGAGACAATAATGGCTCCAGGGAATGAATTGTATCATGAGAAAGGCTGCGAAAATATGGTTGTTTCAATGGAAACAGATTCTTGTTGGAAGGAAGTTCAAGAAGAGTTAATGGAAGAGACTAGTTTAGTTGATCTTTTACTGACAGGAGCTGAAGCTGTTGAAGCTCAGAACTTTAATCTTGCTTCTGACATAATTGAGAAACTAAACAATGCTTCATCTTTGGAAAACGGAGATAATAGTTTATTGAAAAGGTTGGCTATTTTCTTTACAAAGGGTTTGTATTATAAAACTACAAATGCTCCTGAATTCCATTGGGATCATGTTTCTACACAGACAAAAAGTTTCTGTGTGTTTCAGATACTTCAGGAACTTTCACCCTATGTAAAATTTGCTCATTTCACAGCAAACCAAGCAATTTTCGAAGCTACGGAAGGTGTTAACGATGTTCATGTCATTGATTTTGACATCATGGAAGGAATCCAATGGCCATCGTTAATGGTTGACCTTGCAATGAGGAAGAACACTACTTCCCTTAGAGTAACAGCAATCACAGGGGATCAGCAAAGTGCAGCCTCAGTTCAACAAACAGGAAGACGGCTCAAAGAGTTCGCGGATTCAATCAATTTTCCATTTGTGTTCGATCAGATGATGATGGCAGGCGAAGAAGATTTTCGAGGAATTGAACTCGGTCATACAGTTATTGTCAATTGTATGATACACCAGTGGATGCCCAACAGGAGTTTCTCATTGGTCAAAACTTTTGTTGATGGTGTTATCAAATTATCACCAAGGCTTGTTgttttagttgaagaagaattgtttaatttttctaGACTCAAATCTATGTCCTTTGTGGAATTCTTCTGTGAGGCTTTGCATCACTATATTGCACTTTCTGATTCACTTGTTAGTACTCTGTTGAGAAGTCATAAGATGGAGTTAAACCTTATAGAGAAAGAGGTCTTGGGGGTTAGAATCTTAGACAGTGTAAGACAGTTTCCTTGTGAAAGAGAAGAGAGGATATTGTGGGAAGAAAGGTTTTATTCTTTGAAAGGGTATAAACGTGTTGGTATGAGTACATGTAATATTTCACAGGCTAAGTTTTTGATTAGCTTGTTTGGTAAAGGGTATTGGGTGCAATTTGAGAACAGTAAGTTGGCTTTGTGTTGGAAATCAAGACCTTTGACTTCAGTTTCAATCTGGGAACCAACAGCTTATATGAGTGATAAGGGCAAATAG
- the LOC101499282 gene encoding autophagy-related protein 13b-like: MVLSHGNAHSDTAKMEQIITEFFAKSLHIILESRAIYVSSRNSYSGDQSVSSPCSSPSSSPSVRPRDKWFNLALRECPAAFENINNLESIIIDVILVHRPLDLDPMIPKRVLFRSSSLKERYQLSDGEAFGVEGNSERIVERWVVQYENRKIKDSNYGTRRSSNVSLQNLYKKCTLLLRSLYATVRLLPAYKIFRDLNSSARIQPFTLAHRVSSFVEPFTRKEESDMMQFRFTPVDTSSGRLCVSVMYCPSPSVLSSEPLLSLSPQVISDYVGSPLVDPLKRLPSLPLAGLPCPGPPSLRRHSWNFDDCYFPNTSPSIYNSRSSASKTLLRSESAPVRIPNGEVANSPGYSDRHNLPSSPPFRGSRCTSKIVRSTNVMPTGARDEKVLSLGKNEPQRHSGVRISTNGLRRISISRSSSRSYQDDFEYSDFSCPFDVEYDDMADLGSRAESLDHGGMVEVHEAGGLLPIRKSNYADVGVLVHMLKKAPPLHQDFHTSEHPPVLCRGLRLTATPTLRVNLTTPIEISIQKPNTERPSHGTRCETRNNNTQELNKNQKASKAASVMSSEIIETKKTTSDALEEFHGYREMKKLLFMHDSNAQI; the protein is encoded by the exons ATGGTATTATCTCATGGGAATGCACACTCAGACACTGCAAAGATGGAACAAATAATCACTGAATTCTTTGCGAAAAGCCTTCACATAATACTCGAATCGAGGGCAATTTACGTGTCCTCGCGTAATTCATATAGTGGTGATCAATCAGTTTCGTCTCCTTGTTCATCCCCGTCTTCCTCACCGAGTGTGAGGCCGAGGGATAAATGGTTCAATTTAGCACTCCGGGAGTGCCCTGCGGCGTTTGAGAATATTAACAATCTCGAGTCTATTATTATTGATGTGATTTTGGTTCATAGGCCTTTAGACTTGGACCCTATGATCCCAAAAAGGGTTCTTTTTAGGAGTTCTTCATTGAAAGAAAGATATCAACTTTCTGATGGGGAAGCATTCGGGGTTGAGGGAAACAGTGAAAGGATTGTAGAGAGATGGGTTGTGCAGTATGAAAATAGGAAGATAAAGGATTCTAATTATGGAACTAGGAGATCAAGCAACGTTTCATTGCAAAACTTGTATAAGAAATGTACTTTACTCTTGAGGTCTTTGTATGCCACTGTTAGACTTTTACCTGCCTATAAAATTTTCAGAGATCTTAATTCATCTGCACGGATTCAGCCTTTTACCCTTGCTCACCGGGTATCTTCTTTTGTGGAGCCCTTCACCCGAAAAGAAGAATCGGATATGATGCAATTTAGGTTCACTCCTGTGGATACTTCTTCTGGTAGGCTCTGCGTTTCGGTGATGTATTGCCCTTCACCCTCAGTTTTGAGCTCTGAGCCATTACTTTCTCTGTCCCCACAAGTTATTTCTGACTATGTTGGAAGTCCATTAGTGGATCCGTTGAAGAGGTTGCCATCACTTCCTTTGGCAGGATTGCCTTGTCCTGGTCCTCCATCATTAAGGAGACATAGTTGGAATTTTGATGATTGTTATTTTCCGAATACATCGCCTTCAATTTACAATTCTCGTTCATCGGCATCTAAAACACTTTTACGATCTGAAAGTGCTCCAGTCAGGATACCTAATGGTGAAGTTGCTAATTCCCCTGGATATTCTGATAGACATAATTTGCCATCATCTCCTCCATTCAGAGGTTCAAGGTGTACTTCTAAGATCGTCAGAAGTACGAATGTGATGCCAACTGGTGCAAGGGATGAGAAG GTGCTTTCACTAGGAAAAAATGAGCCCCAGAGACATTCAGGAGTCAGGATATCAACTAATGGCTTGCGACGTATTTCGATTTCCAGAAGCTCCAGCAGGTCTTACCAGGATGATTTTGAATATTCTGATTTTAGTTGCCCTTTTGATGTGGAGTATGATGATATGGCGGATCTAGGAAGCAG AGCAGAATCTTTGGACCATGGTGGGATGGTTGAGGTACATGAAGCTGGAGGACTCTTGCCCATCAGAAAGTCCAATTATGCCGATGTTGGAGTGCTTGTACATATGCTGAAGAAAGCCCCACCTCTCCATCAAGATTTTCACACTTCAGAACACCCACCAGTACTCTGCAGAGGGCTGCGACTAACCGCTACTCCCACCTTGAGAGTTAATCTCACTACACCTATTGAGATATCCATACAAAAACCAAATACAGAACGTCCATCGCATGGCACACGCTGTGAAACCCGCAACAACAACACTCAAGAGCTCAATAAGAACCAAAAGGCATCTAAGGCGGCGAGCGTAATGTCTTCTGAGATCATAGAAACTAAGAAAACAACAAGTGATGCATTGGAAGAGTTCCATGGTTACAGGGAGATGAAGAAATTGTTGTTTATGCACGATAGTAATGCACAAATATAG
- the LOC101499600 gene encoding uncharacterized protein, whose product MKILDGNVNALTNFEVLDFLRAKGASKDPTRVIAKVALSEYKVYDYLVNTAACCQTRESVNEFLTAIKQFEVSKAEMLNILNIRPAHPVELFPIIEHGRLPDDVTSEIVRLVKTILPAPPTEATSEEITEGGEEGNEISQDQTEGGEQMDTS is encoded by the exons ATGAAGAT ATTGGACGGCAATGTTAATGCACTTACAAATTTTGAGGTCCTTGATTTCTTACGAGCTAAAGGAGCTTCAAAAGATCCAACAAGGGTTATTGCCAAAGTAGCTCTATCCGAATACAAG GTTTATGATTATTTGGTTAATACCGCAGCCTGTTGTCAAACAAGGGAGAGCGTCAATGAGTTTTTGACAGCTATTAAACAGTTTGAGGTGTCAAAGGCTGAGATGCTGAACATATTAAACATCAGACCAGCACATCCCGTTGAATTATTTCCA ATCATAGAACATGGTCGTTTACCTGATGATGTGACATCTGAAATAGTAAGGCTGGTGAAAACAATATTGCCAGCACCGCCCACCGAAGCGACGTCAGAAGAAATTACCGAGGGTGGTGAAGAAGGTAATGAGATTAGTCAAGACCAAACTGAAGGTGGAGAACAAATGGACACAAGTTGA